In Brevibacillus brevis, a genomic segment contains:
- the dtd gene encoding D-aminoacyl-tRNA deacylase, with the protein MRVVVQRTREASVTVAGEIVGQIDHGLMLLVGITHEDGEKEVEFVADKIANLRIFEDEEGKMNHSVLETGGQILSVSQFTLYGDCRKGRRPNFMAAARPEHAEPLYELFNAKLREKGLRVETGRFGAMMDVRLLNDGPVTLIVES; encoded by the coding sequence ATGAGAGTAGTCGTGCAACGGACACGGGAAGCGAGTGTGACGGTGGCGGGAGAAATCGTGGGACAAATCGACCACGGCCTGATGCTGCTGGTAGGAATCACACACGAGGACGGCGAAAAAGAAGTGGAATTCGTCGCCGACAAGATTGCCAATCTGCGTATATTTGAAGATGAAGAAGGAAAAATGAACCATTCGGTTTTGGAAACCGGCGGACAAATCCTGTCCGTGTCGCAATTTACGCTGTACGGCGACTGCCGCAAAGGTCGGCGCCCCAATTTCATGGCGGCGGCTCGTCCAGAGCACGCGGAGCCGTTGTACGAGCTGTTCAACGCCAAGCTGCGGGAAAAAGGACTGCGTGTGGAAACCGGGCGCTTCGGGGCGATGATGGATGTGCGACTGCTCAACGACGGGCCTGTAACACTGATAGTCGAATCGTAA
- a CDS encoding short-chain dehydrogenase — MGKEALVVGGSGMLAEVSRWLARTGYHVTVIGREQSRLDRVAEESDTPGSFTMLALDYRDTEALKQAVSDLVRHRGPVDVVVAWIHGTAPDALAAIQRELMGQKKEWLLFHVCGSRAWIQPPAVEEIAYCRYRRVILGFVTDAQSSRWLTHSEISRGVIRAMQTDEPLSIVGTVEPWERRPTE, encoded by the coding sequence ATGGGGAAAGAAGCCTTGGTTGTTGGCGGGAGCGGCATGCTGGCAGAGGTATCGCGGTGGCTGGCCCGAACCGGCTACCATGTGACGGTAATCGGCAGAGAGCAAAGCAGACTCGATCGGGTGGCGGAAGAATCGGACACACCGGGATCTTTTACGATGCTCGCTTTGGATTACCGTGATACGGAGGCTCTGAAGCAAGCAGTCAGTGATCTGGTGCGCCATCGGGGACCTGTGGATGTGGTCGTCGCGTGGATTCACGGAACTGCACCCGATGCCCTTGCCGCCATCCAGCGGGAACTAATGGGCCAAAAAAAGGAATGGCTGCTGTTTCATGTGTGCGGCAGCCGAGCTTGGATCCAGCCTCCCGCCGTCGAGGAGATAGCCTATTGCCGATACCGTCGCGTCATCCTCGGGTTCGTGACAGATGCGCAGTCATCGCGCTGGCTGACCCATAGCGAGATCTCCCGCGGAGTGATTCGCGCCATGCAAACGGACGAGCCGCTCTCCATAGTCGGGACGGTCGAGCCGTGGGAACGACGTCCAACTGAATGA
- a CDS encoding SH3 domain-containing protein, translating into MVFRQKFLKSLLTIACAVSLPVTTAWAAGSVQVTVDKLNVRSGPSLQDSVIATLPINTVLPVLASKSDWVQVKLPSGQSGWVAGYLVKQQQTTASPAQIESTTTNLNVRSGPGQTYPVVQMINPGTRYTIVQKNGDWIQIQLSAQAKGWVAAWLVKEMAPGSSSTPTPPASQTPASPGSSTAVTPNGTGSEAKPGAVQGASLTLEFAPYVYATPDNTTPAIGQLHAGETVQVIAQKNGWIQFPYDGVNAWFSTEESSLPGLPQTGTTDGSVSVGEPESPATGNENPPAPSGQTTTPAKQTATVKTDGLNLRSESNTSSAILGTLAIGSTLTVLEKQGEWYRVQAPDGKTGWVAGWLVTVSKPEFPTPSGPYVTIVNPDTNVRSGPGNEHGIVAKVQPGEKYAIAGRSGDWFQVTLSNGSTGYIAGWLVSSTGAPAVVRSNELKDKIIVVDAGHGGNDNGATGKSFSTLEKTVNLQVALMLRNKLESAGAKVIMTRPDDRKLTLQQRVDMAVSNHADIFVSIHHNTHPNTATNGSIVFYYNEGNSSKLASLVQTELVKATSYKDLQSRFGDYFVLRENPVPAILAEIGFLSNYNEEMRVRSEAQQNLAADGLFKGIVQYFSSQNTQGS; encoded by the coding sequence ATCGTGTTTCGTCAAAAGTTCCTGAAGTCGCTCCTGACTATCGCATGCGCCGTTTCCCTCCCCGTTACAACAGCTTGGGCCGCCGGTTCTGTTCAGGTCACTGTGGACAAGCTCAACGTCCGTTCAGGCCCAAGCCTTCAGGACTCCGTCATTGCGACTCTGCCGATAAACACCGTATTGCCCGTCCTCGCTTCCAAAAGCGATTGGGTGCAAGTAAAGCTGCCCAGCGGCCAAAGCGGATGGGTCGCCGGTTACCTGGTCAAACAGCAGCAGACCACAGCTTCTCCGGCACAGATCGAGAGCACCACGACCAATCTCAACGTGCGCTCGGGACCCGGGCAGACTTACCCTGTGGTCCAGATGATCAATCCGGGAACCCGCTACACCATCGTGCAAAAAAACGGTGATTGGATTCAGATCCAGCTATCCGCCCAAGCCAAGGGCTGGGTCGCAGCCTGGCTGGTAAAAGAGATGGCACCAGGCAGCTCGTCTACCCCCACTCCTCCGGCAAGCCAGACTCCTGCCTCTCCCGGTTCCAGTACGGCCGTCACACCCAATGGCACAGGGTCAGAAGCAAAGCCGGGAGCTGTTCAGGGAGCCAGTCTGACGCTGGAGTTTGCCCCTTACGTATACGCCACTCCCGACAACACCACGCCCGCGATCGGGCAGCTGCACGCGGGAGAAACCGTTCAGGTCATCGCCCAGAAAAACGGCTGGATCCAGTTCCCTTACGATGGCGTCAATGCCTGGTTTTCTACCGAAGAGAGCTCCCTTCCCGGCTTGCCGCAGACAGGTACGACGGATGGTTCAGTCTCTGTCGGAGAACCGGAATCACCCGCCACGGGCAACGAGAATCCCCCTGCCCCATCCGGGCAGACGACTACGCCTGCCAAGCAGACAGCGACAGTGAAGACGGACGGGCTCAATTTGCGCAGCGAAAGCAATACGTCGAGCGCCATTCTCGGCACACTGGCAATAGGCAGCACGTTGACCGTACTTGAAAAGCAAGGCGAATGGTACCGCGTCCAGGCTCCGGATGGGAAAACCGGATGGGTCGCGGGATGGCTGGTCACCGTGTCCAAGCCCGAGTTCCCTACGCCTAGCGGTCCGTATGTGACGATCGTCAATCCGGACACGAATGTCCGCTCGGGACCCGGCAACGAGCACGGAATTGTCGCAAAAGTACAGCCTGGTGAAAAATACGCCATCGCCGGCAGATCGGGAGACTGGTTCCAAGTCACCTTGAGCAACGGCTCTACCGGATACATCGCGGGTTGGCTCGTTTCTTCCACGGGTGCTCCTGCAGTGGTTCGGTCCAACGAATTGAAGGACAAAATCATCGTCGTAGACGCAGGGCACGGCGGCAATGATAACGGCGCGACAGGCAAGAGCTTTTCCACGCTGGAGAAGACCGTCAACCTCCAGGTCGCGCTGATGCTGCGCAACAAGCTCGAATCCGCCGGTGCCAAGGTCATCATGACCAGACCGGACGATCGGAAGCTGACCTTGCAGCAGAGGGTAGATATGGCTGTCTCGAATCACGCCGACATCTTTGTGAGCATCCACCACAATACCCATCCGAACACGGCCACGAACGGTTCCATCGTGTTTTACTACAACGAGGGCAATTCCAGCAAGCTGGCTTCCCTCGTCCAGACTGAACTGGTCAAGGCGACGAGTTACAAAGATTTGCAGTCCCGCTTCGGCGATTACTTCGTTCTGCGGGAAAACCCGGTCCCTGCCATTCTCGCGGAAATCGGCTTCCTTTCCAACTACAACGAGGAGATGCGGGTCCGCTCCGAAGCGCAGCAAAATCTCGCCGCCGACGGTCTGTTCAAGGGGATTGTCCAATACTTCTCCTCGCAAAACACGCAGGGCAGTTGA
- a CDS encoding coproporphyrinogen III oxidase — translation MIQITCVGHAFERELSLILALFYEDPQLSFTAKWTEEAGLKLRLTLDEGKEGVLATGELVDDVRNIRHQVKRDYISRDEKAMRKTAKQALCYALLLLLEEYTGMEQGWGILTGIRPTKLLHQMNAAGVGKEEAHRRLERDVILRPYKLKLLQDIVDRQLQVVPDLYSIDRELSVYIGIPFCPTKCAYCTFPAYAIRSHTASVNPFLEGLHYELEHIGKWLAENDQRITSIYFGGGTPTSITAEDMDQLFSTMHNFFPHMDSVRELTVEAGRPDTITKEKLEVMKRWEVDRISINPQSFTQETLHAIGRHHTVEETIEKYHLAMEMGLSNINMDLIIGLPNEGVAELEHSLREVEKLMPASLTVHTLSFKRASEMTQNKERYKVASREEIGRMMDMASAWTRENGYDPYYLYRQKNILGNLENVGYSKPGKESIYNIMIMEEVQTILGLGCGAVSKLMAPGSGKLTRWPNPKDPKTYNDTYRVLVENKLRDLDDIYFGKTAAAQQ, via the coding sequence ATGATTCAGATTACGTGCGTAGGACACGCGTTCGAGCGGGAGCTGTCGCTGATCCTCGCTTTGTTTTACGAAGATCCGCAGCTGTCGTTCACAGCGAAGTGGACAGAGGAAGCGGGCTTGAAGCTCAGGCTGACTCTGGATGAAGGAAAAGAAGGGGTGCTGGCGACGGGCGAGCTGGTTGACGATGTCCGCAACATCCGGCACCAGGTCAAACGCGACTACATCTCCCGCGATGAAAAGGCGATGCGCAAAACAGCAAAGCAGGCGCTTTGCTATGCGTTGCTGTTGCTTTTGGAAGAATATACAGGAATGGAGCAAGGCTGGGGAATTCTGACGGGCATCCGGCCGACCAAGCTGCTGCATCAGATGAATGCGGCAGGAGTCGGGAAAGAGGAAGCGCACCGCAGACTGGAGCGGGATGTCATCCTGCGTCCCTACAAGCTGAAGCTGCTGCAGGACATCGTGGATCGGCAGCTGCAGGTCGTGCCAGACCTGTACAGCATCGATCGCGAGCTGTCCGTCTACATCGGGATCCCGTTTTGCCCGACCAAGTGCGCGTATTGCACGTTTCCCGCCTATGCGATCCGCAGCCATACCGCCTCGGTCAATCCGTTTCTCGAAGGGCTGCATTACGAGCTGGAGCATATCGGCAAGTGGCTTGCGGAAAACGACCAGCGGATCACCTCGATCTACTTCGGCGGCGGTACGCCGACGAGCATCACGGCCGAGGACATGGATCAGTTGTTCTCTACCATGCACAACTTCTTTCCGCATATGGACAGCGTTCGAGAGCTGACGGTCGAAGCAGGGCGTCCGGATACGATCACGAAAGAGAAGCTCGAGGTGATGAAACGCTGGGAAGTGGACCGCATCAGCATCAATCCCCAGTCGTTCACACAGGAGACGTTGCATGCCATCGGCCGGCACCATACGGTCGAAGAGACGATCGAGAAGTACCACCTCGCCATGGAGATGGGGCTGTCCAATATCAACATGGACTTGATCATCGGCCTGCCGAACGAGGGTGTGGCGGAGCTGGAGCACAGCTTGCGCGAGGTCGAAAAGCTGATGCCTGCCTCGCTGACGGTCCATACTCTTTCGTTCAAGCGTGCTTCGGAAATGACGCAGAACAAGGAGCGCTACAAAGTGGCAAGCCGGGAGGAAATCGGCAGAATGATGGACATGGCTTCTGCGTGGACGCGGGAAAATGGCTATGATCCGTACTATCTTTACCGGCAAAAAAACATTCTTGGCAATCTGGAGAACGTCGGCTACTCCAAACCGGGCAAAGAAAGCATCTACAACATCATGATCATGGAAGAGGTCCAAACGATTCTCGGCCTCGGCTGCGGAGCTGTCTCCAAGTTGATGGCTCCCGGGAGCGGCAAGCTGACCCGCTGGCCGAACCCGAAGGATCCCAAGACCTACAACGATACGTACCGCGTGCTCGTGGAGAACAAGCTGCGCGATCTGGACGACATTTACTTCGGAAAGACGGCAGCCGCCCAGCAGTAA
- the hisS gene encoding histidine--tRNA ligase — protein MTRIQIPRGTQDIMPGTVELWHYVEAKARDLCRRFNYQEIRTPLFENTELFQRGVGETTDIVEKEMYSVANPRSTDALTLRPEGTAGVVRSYVENKLYGSPNQPTKLYYLGPMFRHERPQAGRYRQFVQFGAEAIGSSDPAIDAEVIGLAIRLYQELGLTGLSVELNSVGTLEDRARHREHLLAHLNGVRSELCEDCQSRIDRNPLRVLDCKNEKCKSLTKDAPSILDYLSEESAAHFEAVKGYLTALDIPYHVNPRLVRGLDYYTLTAFEIKMAEIGAVETLCGGGRYNGLVAELGGDDMPGIGFALSIERLLLALEKQGVQLPVSGGIDCFVVVQTPEAKSQAFVLVDQLRRAGISAELDYLDRKMKAQLKQADRLSARFTAIIGESELDAGTVVLKEMATGDQQEVKRDELAQTLNAKLQHTN, from the coding sequence ATGACGCGAATTCAAATTCCCCGCGGTACGCAGGACATCATGCCCGGTACCGTGGAGCTGTGGCACTACGTGGAGGCCAAGGCCCGCGATTTGTGCCGCCGCTTTAACTATCAGGAAATCCGGACGCCGCTGTTTGAGAACACCGAGCTGTTCCAACGGGGCGTGGGCGAGACGACCGACATCGTGGAAAAAGAGATGTACAGCGTGGCGAATCCGCGCAGCACGGATGCGCTGACGCTTCGTCCGGAAGGAACAGCCGGCGTCGTCCGTTCTTATGTGGAGAACAAGCTGTACGGCTCGCCGAACCAGCCGACCAAGCTGTACTATCTCGGGCCGATGTTTCGCCACGAGCGGCCGCAGGCAGGGCGCTACCGCCAGTTCGTCCAGTTCGGCGCAGAAGCGATCGGCTCCAGCGATCCGGCGATTGACGCCGAAGTGATCGGGCTGGCCATCCGTCTTTACCAGGAGCTGGGTCTGACCGGGCTCAGCGTCGAGCTGAACAGTGTCGGCACGCTGGAAGACCGCGCCCGTCACCGCGAGCATCTGCTGGCGCACCTGAACGGCGTGCGCTCCGAGCTGTGCGAGGACTGCCAATCGCGGATCGATCGCAATCCGCTGCGCGTGCTTGACTGCAAAAACGAGAAGTGCAAGTCGCTGACCAAAGACGCGCCTTCGATTCTCGACTACTTGAGCGAGGAATCCGCTGCCCACTTCGAAGCAGTGAAAGGCTACCTGACCGCGCTCGACATCCCGTATCACGTGAATCCGCGTCTGGTTCGCGGGCTGGACTACTACACCTTGACCGCGTTTGAAATCAAGATGGCGGAAATCGGGGCAGTAGAAACGCTTTGCGGCGGCGGTCGCTACAACGGGCTGGTAGCGGAGCTGGGCGGAGACGACATGCCGGGCATCGGCTTCGCGCTCAGTATCGAGCGGCTGCTTTTGGCTCTGGAAAAGCAAGGAGTGCAGCTGCCGGTCAGCGGCGGCATCGACTGCTTCGTGGTCGTACAGACGCCGGAAGCGAAGTCGCAGGCGTTCGTCCTCGTGGATCAGCTGCGCAGGGCGGGAATCTCGGCGGAGCTCGATTACCTCGATCGCAAAATGAAGGCGCAGCTGAAACAGGCTGACCGTCTGTCCGCGCGCTTTACGGCGATTATCGGCGAATCCGAGCTGGACGCAGGCACGGTCGTGCTCAAAGAGATGGCGACAGGCGATCAGCAAGAAGTCAAAAGGGATGAGCTCGCACAAACGCTGAACGCAAAACTGCAGCATACAAACTAG
- the aspS gene encoding aspartate--tRNA ligase, giving the protein MAWQYRTVHCGEVTKEHVGQEIVLNGWVQKRRDLGGVIFIDFRDRTGIVQIVFNPEHNKEAWELADKVRSEYVLVVKGSVVNRAPEAVNPKLQTGEVEVHISEIQILNEAKTPPFQIEDEIDVDEQVRLKYRYLDLRRPEMQRSLMLRSKAAKAFRDYLDDNGFVEVETPMLTKSTPEGARDYLVPSRVHPGEFYALPQSPQQFKQLLMVSGLERYYQIARCFRDEDLRADRQPEFTQIDIETSFLSMEEILPMMENMVAHVFKQTLGVDVPTPFPRLTYAEAMGRYGSDKPDVRFGMELTEVSDLVASSDFKVFASVVAGGGQVKAINAKGCGHYSRKEADDLQKFANRYGAKGLAYMAFQGGEVKGPIAKFFKEEEVAELKKRLSAEDGDLLLFVADKPKVVADALGALRSKLGAELGLIDHSKFAFLWVVDFPLLEWDENEKRYVAMHHPFTRPKDEDLHLLDSDPGQVRAQAYDMVLNGYELGGGSMRIFKREIQEKMFKLLGFTMEEAREQFGHLLDAFEYGTPPHGGIALGLDRLVMLLAGRTNLREVIAFPKTASATDLMVNAPDVVAPKQLTDLHIATTVTEEEKVEA; this is encoded by the coding sequence ATGGCATGGCAATATCGCACCGTACATTGCGGAGAAGTAACAAAAGAACACGTCGGACAGGAAATCGTCCTGAACGGTTGGGTACAAAAGCGTCGTGACCTCGGCGGCGTCATTTTCATCGATTTTCGCGACCGCACAGGAATCGTGCAAATCGTGTTCAATCCGGAGCACAACAAGGAAGCGTGGGAGCTCGCGGACAAGGTCCGCAGCGAGTACGTGCTCGTCGTGAAAGGATCCGTCGTCAACCGCGCGCCGGAGGCCGTCAACCCGAAATTGCAAACCGGGGAAGTGGAAGTGCACATCTCCGAAATCCAAATCTTGAACGAAGCAAAAACGCCTCCGTTCCAAATCGAGGACGAAATCGACGTGGATGAGCAGGTTCGCCTGAAATACCGCTACCTGGACCTGCGCCGTCCGGAGATGCAGCGCTCCTTGATGCTGCGCAGCAAAGCGGCGAAAGCATTCCGCGACTATCTCGACGACAACGGCTTTGTGGAAGTGGAAACGCCAATGCTGACCAAGAGCACGCCAGAAGGCGCCCGCGACTATCTGGTGCCGTCCCGCGTGCATCCGGGCGAGTTCTACGCGCTGCCGCAATCCCCGCAGCAGTTCAAGCAGCTGTTGATGGTGTCCGGTCTGGAGCGCTACTATCAGATCGCTCGCTGCTTCCGCGACGAAGATTTGCGTGCGGACCGTCAGCCTGAATTTACTCAGATCGACATCGAGACCTCGTTCCTCTCCATGGAAGAAATTTTGCCGATGATGGAAAACATGGTCGCCCACGTGTTCAAGCAAACGCTTGGCGTCGACGTTCCGACTCCATTCCCGCGCCTGACTTATGCGGAAGCGATGGGACGCTACGGCTCCGACAAGCCGGATGTACGCTTCGGCATGGAGCTGACCGAAGTATCCGACCTGGTAGCGAGCAGCGATTTCAAAGTGTTTGCGAGCGTCGTAGCCGGCGGCGGCCAAGTAAAAGCGATCAACGCGAAAGGCTGCGGACACTACTCCCGCAAGGAAGCGGACGATCTGCAAAAATTCGCGAACCGCTACGGCGCGAAAGGCCTGGCATACATGGCTTTCCAAGGTGGCGAAGTGAAAGGGCCGATCGCGAAGTTCTTTAAAGAGGAAGAAGTCGCTGAACTGAAAAAGCGCCTGTCTGCGGAAGACGGCGACCTGCTCCTGTTCGTGGCGGACAAACCGAAAGTCGTGGCGGATGCATTGGGTGCTCTTCGTTCCAAGCTGGGTGCGGAGCTCGGCCTGATCGACCACAGCAAGTTCGCGTTCCTGTGGGTCGTAGACTTCCCGCTCCTCGAATGGGATGAGAACGAGAAGCGCTACGTAGCCATGCACCACCCGTTCACTCGTCCGAAAGACGAAGACCTGCATTTGCTCGACTCCGATCCTGGTCAAGTGCGTGCGCAAGCGTACGACATGGTCCTCAATGGATACGAGCTCGGCGGCGGTTCCATGCGGATCTTCAAGCGTGAAATCCAGGAGAAAATGTTCAAGCTGCTTGGCTTTACGATGGAGGAGGCCCGCGAGCAATTCGGTCACCTGCTCGACGCGTTTGAATACGGCACACCTCCACACGGCGGTATCGCGCTCGGCCTGGACCGTCTGGTGATGCTGCTGGCTGGCCGCACCAACCTGCGCGAAGTGATCGCCTTCCCGAAAACGGCGAGTGCGACCGACCTGATGGTAAACGCACCGGATGTCGTAGCGCCAAAGCAGCTGACAGATCTGCACATCGCGACAACCGTAACCGAGGAAGAAAAGGTAGAAGCGTAA
- a CDS encoding tRNA threonylcarbamoyladenosine dehydratase — MLHQFSRCELAFGPEGLEKMKNSRVAVLGIGGVGSFTVEALARTGVGKLVMVDKDVVDITNINRQIHANLHTIGQKKAELMKERIAAINPECEVVTLNMFFTPETSDEFFSHEVDYIVDAMDTMSAKLHLIKEAKRRGIPIISSMGAANKMDPTRFEVADISQTSYDPIAKVIRRELRKSGIYKGVKVVYSREIPVTVRTDVREQIVSNPNSPISKVRQPPASNAFVPSVAGLILASVVVRDLLDWQPAKG; from the coding sequence ATGCTTCATCAATTTTCCCGTTGTGAATTGGCCTTCGGTCCCGAAGGTTTGGAAAAAATGAAAAACAGCCGAGTAGCCGTTCTGGGCATAGGCGGTGTAGGATCGTTTACGGTGGAGGCGCTGGCCCGAACCGGTGTGGGCAAGCTGGTGATGGTGGACAAGGACGTGGTGGACATCACGAACATCAACCGCCAGATACATGCCAACTTGCATACGATCGGACAAAAAAAAGCCGAGCTGATGAAAGAGAGGATCGCCGCCATCAATCCGGAGTGCGAGGTCGTGACGCTGAACATGTTCTTCACACCTGAGACGTCGGATGAATTTTTCTCCCATGAAGTGGACTACATCGTAGATGCGATGGATACCATGTCGGCCAAGCTGCATCTGATCAAAGAGGCAAAGCGTCGGGGCATTCCCATCATCTCCAGCATGGGTGCCGCGAACAAGATGGATCCAACCCGCTTTGAAGTGGCGGATATTTCCCAAACCAGCTACGATCCGATCGCCAAAGTAATCCGCCGCGAGCTTCGCAAGTCCGGTATCTATAAAGGTGTCAAAGTAGTCTATTCCCGGGAGATTCCGGTGACCGTACGCACAGATGTGCGTGAACAAATCGTGTCCAACCCGAATTCACCCATCAGCAAAGTGCGGCAGCCCCCTGCAAGCAACGCATTTGTCCCCTCTGTGGCCGGATTGATCCTGGCCAGCGTCGTTGTGCGTGACCTTCTGGACTGGCAGCCGGCAAAAGGATAG
- a CDS encoding AAA family ATPase, translating into MDDLFSFAYEQQQGGNKQKPLAARMRPQSIQEVIGQSHILAPGKLLRRAIEADQVSSLIFYGPPGTGKTTLAKVIARSTRSHFSELNAVTAGVADIRKVVEAAKERLVMDNQRTTLFVDEIHRFNKSQQDALLPYVEEGTIILIGATTENPFFEVNPALLSRSQIFSLQPLSHEELQQVMDRALTDEVNGLGELSVFVTPEASEHLLHYAEGDARRLLNALELAVTTTPPGADGRVVVTLEVAVESIQRRAVRYDKSGDNHYDTISAFIKSIRGSDPDAALYWLARMIDAGEDPRFISRRLVISASEDIGNADPQAIAVATACFHAVELVGMPEGRIPLAQATTYLATAPKSNAAYNGINAALERIRSEGHKPVPIHLRDAAYKGAAKLGHGKGYKYPHDYPYGYVPQQYLPDGVNYTFYEPKDHGYERHIRRFQEERKKLDHRGLPQKNSPE; encoded by the coding sequence ATGGACGATCTTTTTTCCTTTGCGTATGAGCAACAGCAGGGGGGCAATAAGCAAAAACCGCTGGCTGCCCGAATGCGGCCGCAGTCGATTCAGGAGGTCATCGGGCAGTCGCATATTCTCGCGCCCGGCAAGCTGCTGAGACGCGCTATCGAAGCGGACCAAGTATCGTCGCTGATTTTTTACGGGCCCCCGGGTACGGGCAAAACCACGCTGGCAAAAGTCATCGCGCGGTCGACAAGGTCCCATTTTTCCGAGCTGAATGCGGTAACGGCTGGAGTGGCGGATATCCGGAAAGTGGTGGAGGCAGCCAAAGAACGGCTTGTGATGGATAATCAGCGTACGACGTTGTTTGTCGATGAGATCCACCGGTTCAACAAATCCCAGCAGGACGCCTTGCTGCCGTACGTAGAAGAAGGTACGATCATCTTGATCGGCGCCACGACGGAAAATCCTTTTTTCGAAGTGAATCCGGCTCTGTTGTCCCGCTCGCAAATTTTTTCGCTGCAGCCGCTTTCGCATGAGGAATTGCAGCAGGTGATGGATCGGGCGCTGACGGATGAGGTGAACGGACTCGGAGAGCTGTCCGTTTTCGTGACTCCAGAAGCTTCCGAGCATTTGCTCCATTACGCGGAGGGAGACGCAAGGCGGCTTTTGAACGCGTTGGAACTGGCTGTCACCACGACTCCGCCGGGAGCGGACGGACGTGTGGTCGTTACACTTGAGGTGGCCGTTGAATCGATTCAGCGCAGGGCGGTTCGCTACGATAAAAGCGGGGATAATCATTACGACACGATCTCCGCTTTCATCAAGTCGATTCGCGGCTCGGACCCGGATGCGGCCCTCTACTGGCTGGCGCGCATGATCGACGCGGGGGAAGACCCGCGCTTCATCTCCCGCAGGCTGGTCATTTCCGCTTCGGAAGACATCGGCAATGCAGACCCGCAAGCAATCGCGGTGGCCACTGCCTGCTTTCACGCGGTGGAGCTGGTCGGCATGCCGGAGGGGCGCATCCCGCTCGCCCAGGCCACCACATATTTGGCCACGGCGCCGAAAAGCAATGCGGCTTACAACGGCATCAATGCCGCTTTGGAGCGCATCCGAAGCGAGGGACACAAACCTGTTCCCATCCATCTGCGGGATGCTGCCTACAAAGGCGCCGCCAAGCTGGGACATGGGAAGGGGTACAAGTACCCTCACGACTACCCGTACGGCTACGTGCCGCAGCAATATTTGCCCGATGGCGTGAACTACACCTTTTACGAGCCGAAAGACCACGGCTACGAAAGACACATCCGCCGTTTTCAGGAAGAGCGGAAAAAGTTGGACCACCGCGGGCTTCCGCAAAAAAACTCCCCCGAATAA
- the cymR gene encoding cysteine metabolism transcriptional regulator CymR: MKISTKGRYGLTIMMELANRNGEGPTSLRSIAQRHDLSEHYLEQLIAPLRNAGLVKSIRGAYGGYVLAKQPEEISAGDVIRVLEGPISPVEFAEEEDPAKRYLWLRIRDSISAVLDSTSLQDLISFEDDGRSDNYMFYI, encoded by the coding sequence GTGAAGATTTCAACGAAAGGACGTTACGGCCTGACCATCATGATGGAGCTCGCCAACCGTAACGGAGAAGGACCGACCTCCCTGCGGAGCATCGCCCAGCGGCATGATCTGTCGGAGCATTACCTGGAGCAGCTGATTGCCCCGCTGCGCAACGCAGGTCTGGTAAAAAGCATTCGTGGAGCCTACGGCGGCTATGTTCTCGCCAAGCAGCCAGAGGAGATTTCGGCAGGAGACGTCATTCGCGTATTGGAAGGGCCGATCAGTCCGGTCGAGTTCGCGGAGGAGGAAGATCCGGCCAAGCGCTATTTGTGGCTGCGAATCCGCGACAGCATTTCCGCTGTTCTCGACTCGACTTCCCTGCAGGATTTGATCAGCTTCGAAGACGATGGACGCTCCGACAACTACATGTTTTACATTTGA